From Sphingomonas sp. PAMC26645:
ACCAGCGCCGGCGAGCCGACCCGTGAAGCCGCTGCCGCAATGCTAGCCTCGTCCTCCAGATCGAGATGCCGATCGCCGCTCTCCGACCGCGCGAACCCGTAGACCTTGTCGAAAGCCCCTTCCTCGATCAGCGCTTCCTCAAGCGCCTTGCCGATCCCACCCGACACACCGATGACGACCGCGCTGCTCACTTGCGTACGAACCGGAACTGCGCGTCGCTGCTGCCCGCCGCGTCATAGGCATAGCCGTCGCTGTCGAACCCCTTGATCCCCTCGATGTCGTCGAAGCGGTGCTCGACCAGCCACCGCGCGACCATGCCGCGGGCTTTCTTCGCGTGGAAGCTGACGAACTTCTGCGCCTCGCCCTCGCGGAAATCGATCGCGACGACGCGTATGGACGAAGGTAATTTCCCTTCCGCCGCCGCCCAATATTCCTGGCTCGCGAGGTTGAGGATCGTCCCAGATCCCTCCGCCTCGACGTCGTCCGCGAGCAGCTTGGCGATCCGGTCGCCCCACCAGTCGGTCAGCTTCGTCTTCCGCGGCGCCCAGCGCGTACCCATTTCCAACCGGTAAGGGCGCATCAGGTCGAGCGGCCGCAACAACCCGTACAAGCCCGACAGCATCCGCACGTGATCCTGCGCGTAATCCACCGCGGCCTCGTCGAGGGTCTTCGCCTCGAGCCCGGTATAGACGTCGCCGGCGAACGCGAACATCGCCGGCCGCTCGGGCAGCGTGTCGAAATCGCGATACCGGTCCGCATTGAGCTTCGCCAGCGCGGGCGAGATATGCATCAGCTCGGACAGCTTCTTCTGCGTCAGGTGCGCGGCGGCATGCGCCAGCGTCTTTGCCTCGTCGGCGAAGCGCGGCGTGGTCGGGTCGAGCTTGGGGAGCGCGCTCTCGTAATTGAGCGTCTTGGCGGGCGATAGGACAGCGATCATCGTCGCGATCTAGCGTTGGCGGGGAGCGCGTTCAATTGACGTTCACCCGCTAATTTGCAGGCAGGGGATCCGGACCGCTTGCTTGAACGTATGCACCACGGACCATATAGCGTCGCGGCGCGCCACTTACGTAAGCGGGCCGACGCAGAGGGAGAGTTTCCGCATGAAGACCATTTCCAAGCTTGCACTGATTGCGGCGTTTGCCACCGGCACGAGCGGCCTCGCGCTGTCGGCGCCTGCGTTCGCCAAGGAGAAGAAGGCCGAAGAGGCACCGGCCATGAAGCTGAGCCCCGAAGTCCAGAAGCCCGGCATTGCCGCGCAGACTGCGCTGACCGCCAAGGATTACGCCGGCGCGCAGACCGCGATCGACCAGATCGATGCCGCCGCCAAGACCGACTATGAAAAGTATATCGGCGCCGCGCTTCGCTATCAGCTCGAGAACGAGAAGCTGGTCGCCGCGCAGACCGCCAACCCGAACGCCCCGATGAACGAGACGACGCTGGCAAAGCCGCTCGACGCGCTGATCGCCAACCCGGCGACGCCGGCTGCCGATCGCGGCAAATACGCATATCGCCGCGGTGCACTCGCGTTCAACGGCAAGCAGTATCCGATCGCGCTCCAGTATTTCGCGAAGGCCAAGGAACTCGGATATACCAACCCGGACCTCGGGTTGCAGATCGTCAAGGCGAAGATGGAAAGCGGCGACGTGACCGGTGCCACCGCCGATCTCGACGCTTCGATCACGCAGATGACCGCGGCGGGCCAGAAGGCTCCCGAGGATTATTATCGCTATGCGATCGCCAAGTCCTACGCCGCCAAGCGCAACGCCGACACAATGGCGTGGCTGAAGAAGTGGATCGCGGCATATCCGTCGGCAAAGAACTGGCGCGACGTGCTGATCCTGTCGGGGATCCAGGCCAACGCGCTGATCCCGCTCGACGAGGCACAGAAGGTCGACGTGTTCCGCCTGATGCGTGCGACCAATTCGCTCGCCGATCAGACCGACTATCTCCAGTATGCCGACAGCGTAAACCGTCGCGGCCTGCCGAGCGAAGCACAGGCGGTGATCAAGGAAGGCCTCGCCGCGGGGAAAATCCCGGCGTCGAACACGATGGCCAAGGGCCTGCTGGCGGACGCGAGCAAGAACATCGCCAACGACGGTCCGTTGTCGGGCCTCGAGAAGCGCGCTGCGGCTGCTCCGAACGGCAAGCTCGCCGCGGGTACGGCCGATGCCTATCTTGGCCAGAACAACTACGCCAAGTCGATCGAGCTGTATCGCTTGGCGCTGACCAAGGGCGGCGTCGATGCCGACGACGTCAACCTGCATATGGGCATCGCACTCGCGCGGTCGGGCGACAAGGCTGGCGCCACGACGGCGTTCTCGGCGGTCAAGGCTTCGCCCAAGGCCGACGTTGCCGGTCTGTGGACGACCTGGCTCGGCGCACCGGCTGCCTAAGCTGCGGCGTCTTGAATAAGGAAACGGGGCGGCAGAAATGCCGCCCC
This genomic window contains:
- the yaaA gene encoding peroxide stress protein YaaA — encoded protein: MIAVLSPAKTLNYESALPKLDPTTPRFADEAKTLAHAAAHLTQKKLSELMHISPALAKLNADRYRDFDTLPERPAMFAFAGDVYTGLEAKTLDEAAVDYAQDHVRMLSGLYGLLRPLDLMRPYRLEMGTRWAPRKTKLTDWWGDRIAKLLADDVEAEGSGTILNLASQEYWAAAEGKLPSSIRVVAIDFREGEAQKFVSFHAKKARGMVARWLVEHRFDDIEGIKGFDSDGYAYDAAGSSDAQFRFVRK